The Solenopsis invicta isolate M01_SB chromosome 12, UNIL_Sinv_3.0, whole genome shotgun sequence DNA window ttttatgAGTTGACTTGGTTTAGTAATAAATTCTCACTTTCTAGACATTCGACGTTATCTTAAAGGGTTGCTAAACCCAGCTACGATGgacattgatttaaaaaattttttaaaataattaacatttaaagattaaaaaaaacatcATTTAAAGATTAACGTGTataagtattaatatataaaatataaatatataaaataagaatacataaaatatgaaaacatttttctttttcttcaatatacatgattattttatgattttctgtgataaaatgtttttaataaattcaagaaAAGGTGGAATCCCACATGACATCTGCTGTACACgtttatttaatgaataatatactTTGTTTTTGTacaacatgtaatttttttgcaaatttaaatcAGTGTACAGTTGTTTTACGCGTTTTACTTTCTCCGGATCCGAAAAGCCGTAACATGCctgcataaacaaaaaaagaattaatacaaGCATACAATGAAATAGTACCTCTAATTATTGGTAAAATTCACTCACTTCTAAAATTTTACGCTGTTCCGGAGCAGCGCGTTGAAGAGCCACGACAATAAACCATGTGCATTTTCCATCCTGAATATCAGTGCTGTCTTTGCCACTAACTTCTGAGTCTCCGAAGCAATCCAAGAAGTCATCCTGAACTTGAAACAAATGTcctatttctaatgaaattgaTTCTGCTTGCATAAAACTTTCTCGGTCTTTTATTCCAGCCTACAACGAATAACAaacatttcgaattttttacctattttgtaaaaactatttttgattAGGAGAAATCTAAATTTTTCTTACCAAATGCATTGCTATTGTTATTGGCAAAGCGACAGAATAATAGGACGTCTTGTTTCTAAcaatacaattatatgtatCCATTGTAAATAATTCCAAATTTGGCTTCTCCTCATTGGTGGGCAGCTGCAGGTCTAATATCTGGCCATCTATTGTTTTTAATGTAATCtgacaaataaaaagaaagaacagataagttaacataatttaaatataattggtATGTATAATCTGAAATATCTTCATTTATTTCCTCGAATGTTTCTAACAGATCTACGTAAcattcttttcattaaaaattttttttaattaaataaaatatacaatgctGCAACTTTAGAGCATCTGTTATTGCTGCTAGTTCATTTTGGTTGCATCAGTACCAACATGGTTTACCTCGCCGAAATGACGATTGGTCTTGTAAATCATCAACCATGATGGCAGCAGCTTGTATCTGCGTTTTTAAAGATTGTTTAAAAACGTATCAAAAAAGAACGTACATTACAAAATTACTTACCATTTCCATACACCATGCTACAATGCGTACTAACCGCATGTTTTCCTTTGTGAATTTGTTTGTTACTAATTGGTAAGCGTATATCAACACTCTAAATTGCTTTCCGCTTAGAACGTTGTATTCTAATATCTATAAGAGAAATGTTTTATGAAATGTGTACCTTCTCTATAGCAAAAAACATCATATAACTTTCTAACTCTGATAATTatacttactttttttatttggttGTTGATGACGGTATTTTGAGTTGCATTTGTAAGATCTCCAACAATTTCTGGCCATATTGCCATCATCTGCCTCTTCTCTTTTTTCATCCATTTCGTCAGATTAGCCATTTTCGTAACAATCTAGATAGAATAGATTAAATTGGATATAGAATGCAAATTTTCATTGTTACTAATTGAGGTAATAACATTGGACATATGacaaaattttgcaaagaagaaaataatttaacaaagaaGAGAGATAATAtctgtaagaaaaataatcttgaagaaagaaaaaggtaGCTTTAGAAGAAATAAGTAGCAAAATAAGAATGAATTTGCAAACAACGTTGCATTATAGAGTTGTAAATTTATAGCTCATcacatatgaaaaataaaaaagaatatttttaaaagcttgAAAAGACTAAAACtgtaattaatgtaacaaaatctGAAGAGACTATGCAAGCTAGTGGAATAGAAAGTATCGAATTTGACAAATACAAATTAAAGGTAGTTTTATATGTTCCTAAGATTAGTTCAAACTTACTTTCTGTCAATTCAATAACAGAAAACGGAGGTGAAGAGTAATTACAAAACTGTCACAAGTTTTCTGttcaaaaaatttgtagaattcTTAACGAAAAGGTGTGAGACTTTAGAAGCAGTAGCGAGAAGGAGTTTAGCCATAGAATTTAATAGCAAACCTCGTCAAACTTCCGGGAAGATGACAACGGTTTACGCGGCGATAACGGGCGTTAGATGTTTATTGCAAAGGAGACCATCAGATTTACCAatgtaaagaatttaaagaacTTTCAGTAGCAGATCGTTTAAATAAAGTCAAGTTACTATGTTTGAATCGTTTGAAGTAAACATACGGTAAGAGATTGTATTGCTAGTACTTGTAGAAAGTGCACAAAAAAGAGCACAGCACACTGTTACACGACGATCGTTACTCTACAAAAAACGACAATGAGGAAACGATTAAATAGAATGCTTAATAGGAAGAGAAAgctaataaaaaagataatacaaTGTGCACGCATGCTCAATTGATAAAAATAGCAAAGACTACTTAGGTACTATTATTTATAGCCATAGTTAGAGATAATGAaggaaaatagaagaaaaataaagggGAAGGCCTTGTTAGATAACGGGTCTCAATCCAACGAAATCCAAAGAAATTAGAGCTGAAAactaaaaatgatcaaattgaAATAAAGGGTATAAGTCAACGTGTATCGTATGCCTTGAAATCGGTATAGATTTATACGTAACTTCTCGTTTTGGTACGTTTGGTATGGATATATCATGTATAATATTGCCCAACATTACACAAAATTTACTCGCACTCCGAGTTAGACGTAGCAGGCTGGGATATTcctaaaaacattaaattggCCGATTCACACAGTTCGATCTCTCAAGTAAAATCGACATATGTTAATAGTAGCAGGGAAGTTTTGAGAATTACTTTGCGTCAgaataaattggaaaaaaaaaacaagccaACGGTGCAAAAAACTTTACTACGTTGAGTAATGTCAGGTTCGATTGGCGTAGataattcaaacaaaaaattacaaactagCTGCAACTTAAGCACAATGGAGAATTTAACTCAAATGGTTCAGAAATTCTGGGAAATAGAAGGTTTCGAAAATGACAAACAAGAAGTCTACCTCCGAAGAAGGGTATTGCGAGGAATTATTCAAAGCGAATTATAATCGTCAAACAGATTGTTAAATTACCAATTAAGAAAGAAgtattatctttattacatagataattataatatacaaccTTATCTTACCTTACCTTACCTTACCTTACTTCCGATACCTTTATGataatatagataattatatatagataattCAAGAGAGATAGCATTAAGTGTTGTATTGCTAGAGCGAAGGTTTCTCAAACAACTCGCATTTAAAATAGAATACGTTGcctttatgaaaaaatatcagCAGTTAAGACATATGAGATAAATAGAAGCAAGGAAAGAGGACAAGCTTAGGATTTTCCTTCCACATCACGCAGTGATAAAAGAGACTAGTCCAACAACCAAGACTAGGGTAGTTTTTAATGTGTCTAGTCAATCCTCTTTAAGGGCGGTCGCTAAATGAAGCGATGTATAAGGGTCCTGTATTACAGtcggatttattctttttaataattcaattcaGATGCTTCAGGTATGTGTTACGTGCAGACATAAAGAAAATGTACAAGCAGATACTAATAAGCGATGAGCAAAGACCACTACATAGCATTGTTTGATGGGAGAATCCAAAAGACAAAATATGAATTCGAACTAAATACGGTAACATACGGTACAAAACCAACTTCATCCCTAGCAGTTAGATGTTTAATTCAATTAGCAAAActtgaaaaagataattattcgAAAGCTGCCAAAGTTATTTGccattatttttacatagacGACTTACTAACAGGAGGTAACACTAAGGAAGAAGTTATAGAATTAAAACAGGATTTAACGAAGCTGTTAGCAAAGGGAGGCTTTAGATTACACAAATGGAAAACTAATAGTCCTATGTCGCACAAAAATAATCAGTTAATAAAAGAGAGCGTAGATATTAATAGAGATAGCGTAGATATTggtaaagaaaaagaatcaaaaCTACTAGGTGTATTGTGGAACCCGCATCATGATACGTTCCATTATAAAATAGTACAAGGAGATCACGATTGACGTGTAACAAAGCGAGCAGTGCTGTCACAAATGTGCAAACTTTTTGACCCGTTAGGTCTAGTAGGACCCGTAGTGACAGCTACAAAGATCTTTATGCAAGAATTATGGAGCTCAGGCTGAGATGAGTCAATACTCATGCATTTAAACAAATGTTGGTGTCAAATAAGATCTTAGCTAAGTTTACTGAATGAGTTACAATTACCTAGATTAATAGTTTCAGAAAAAAACGAGtcattaatacaattacatGGTTTTTGTGACGCGCACGAAAAAGTATATGGTGCATGCGTCTACATACCCGAAAAGGATAAACAGGGAAATATGAGCGTTACATTGATCTGTTTAAAATCACGGGTAGCGCCAATGAAAACCTTGTTTTTGCCAAGATTGGAGTTATGTGGAGCCGTCCTATTGGTAAATCTGATCAGTCGCATACTAAACAGCTCAAGTTTCAAGATAGAACACAGATTCTACTGGTCAGATTCTAAAATAGTACTCGCATGGATAGGTTCATCCTCCACGGCAAGTGTTTGTTGCAAACAAAATCAGCgagatatataataattcttcaCCTTCTCAACGGAAACATGTAGGATCCAAAGATAATTCTGCTGTTCTAG harbors:
- the LOC105195466 gene encoding farnesyl pyrophosphate synthase-like; amino-acid sequence: MLTYLFFLFICQITLKTIDGQILDLQLPTNEEKPNLELFTMDTYNCIVRNKTSYYSVALPITIAMHLAGIKDRESFMQAESISLEIGHLFQVQDDFLDCFGDSEVSGKDSTDIQDGKCTWFIVVALQRAAPEQRKILEACYGFSDPEKVKRVKQLYTDLNLQKNYMLYKNKVYYSLNKRVQQMSSRRSLTKTKCENCRNDMMKISTDDATANEKYIEYYEYSDDDDDEDALTVTKLVRPTTICTNII